A region of Alosa alosa isolate M-15738 ecotype Scorff River chromosome 17, AALO_Geno_1.1, whole genome shotgun sequence DNA encodes the following proteins:
- the rpap3 gene encoding RNA polymerase II-associated protein 3 isoform X2, protein MSSGNKAIELQMQMRQNTEDLQNFMRELNSWEADIKKKDVQLRTGNEGDSSKNIPPVRNKDFKKKKRKTKSKLSDKDALNEDKKSSRIKSYDYQAWEKFDVDKALDSVDKEESQEESNESDSEDGAVKVDQEAALAEKEKGNQLFKQGKYDDALECYTRGMDADPHNPILPTNRAACFLRLKKYAVAESDCNLSIALDSKYVKAYARRGAARFALGNYRSAFEDYETVLKLEPGNLEAQNELKKVKEALAKVGPSDKGEQGKVRETVIDPALQKKLEEQQKRQEAVLHKDRGNAYFKEGKYEAAVECYTQGMEVDTTNVLLPANRAMAYLKLERYAEAEDDCSIAIALDGTYSKAFARRGTARAALGKLQEAKADFEKVLKLEPGNKLAVNELDKIKMDINAGRTSEKVGEHSQRRVIQPISKPPHLRSTRPLRRVEIEEIKGDIAPSDKSLSTAGGSVSLETRVPSPLAVQAESKAKGEGSSLGSSPSAKIQKIEELPDPVSQSPAKEPEGDRSKASGSKRVERLPDASEQATSSSHQESDVPPSPPGNSFQLEADLRKIGERPEMIYRYLKQIQPEAYTRIFQNSLEPEILNQILRILQNYYIKNEKPTLILDILKNLASVRRFDMAVMFMSSAEKKGIQELFETIQQAGLKDASVQALQKKYGV, encoded by the exons ATGAGCAGTGGGAACAAAGCCATAGAACTTCAGATGCAAATGCGTCAGAATACTGAAGATCTCCAAAACTTCATGAGAGAACTTAACAGCTGGGAAGCTGACATAAAGAAGAAGGACGTACAACTCCGTACAGGGAACGAGGGAGAcagctca aaaaatatACCACCAGTGAGAAACAAAGATTTCAAAAAGAAGAAGCGTAAAACAAAAAGCAAACTGTCAGACAAGGATGCTCTCAACGAAGACAAGAAATCAAGTCGGATCAAGTCATATGACTATCAGGCCTGGGAGAAATTTGATGTG GACAAAGCTCTGGATTCGGTAGACAAGGAAGAGAGTCAAGAGGAGTCTAACGAGTCGGATTCTGAGGACGGTGCTGTTAAGGTTGACCAAGAGGCAGCTCTGGCTGAGAAGGAAAAA GGAAACCAGCTTTTTAAGCAAGGAAAGTATGATGACGCTCTGGAGTGCTATACCAGAGGCATGGATGCTGATCCACATAACCCCATCCTCCCTACCAACAGGGCTGCTTGCTTCCTCAGACTCAAAAA ATATGCTGTTGCTGAGTCAGACTGCAATTTGTCTATTGCTCTGGACAGTAAATACGTCAAAGCTTATGCTCGAAGAGGAGCTGCACGTTTTGCCTTGGGGAATTATCGCTCTGCCTTTGAAG ATTACGAGACTGTTCTCAAGCTGGAACCTGGCAACCTGGAGGCTCAGAATGAGCTGAAAAAAGTCAAAGAG GCCTTGGCTAAAGTGGGACCCTCAGACAAAGGAGAGCAaggaaaagtgagagagactgtgatcGACCCTGCCCTGCAGAAAAAGCTTGAggagcaacaaaaaagacaggagGCAGTATTGCACAAGGACCGG GGCAATGCTTACTTCAAAGAGGGGAAATATGAAGCTGCCGTAGAATGCTACACACAGGGCATGGAGGTAGATACCACCAACGTTCTCCTTCCAGCCAACCGGGCGATGGCTTACCTGAAACTGGAGAG ATATGCAGAAGCAGAGGATGACTGTAGTATAGCCATAGCTTTGGATGGTACCTACTCTAAAGCCTTTGCCAGACGGGGAACAGCTAGAGCTGCTCTGGGAAAGCTGCAAGAAGCCAAAGCAG ACTTTGAAAAAGTGCTGAAGTTGGAGCCTGGAAACAAGCTAGCTGTAAATGAACTCGACAAGATTAAAATG GACATTAATGCGGGCCGAACGTCAGAGAAAGTCGGAGAGCACAGTCAGAGAAGAGTAATCCAGCCAATAAGCAAGCCACCTCACTTGCGCTCAACT AGGCCACTAAGAAGGGTGGAAATTGAGGAGATCAAAGGAGATATTGCCCCTTCAGACAAGTCCCTTAGCACGGCAGGTGGATCTGTCTCCCTTGAAACCCGGGTCCCATCACCACTGGCAGTTCAGGCTGAGAGTAAGGCTAAAGGTGAAGGGTCATCACTAGGATCATCCCCCTCTGCCAAAATACAGAAGATCGAGGAGCTGCCGGACCCAGTCTCACAATCTCCAGCCAA GGAACCTGAGGGTGACCGTTCAAAAGCCTCAGGGAGTAAGCGGGTAGAGAGGCTCCCAGACGCCTCAGAGCAGGCCACCTCCTCAAGCCACCAGGAGTCTGATGTCCCACCAAGCCCGCCAGGCAACAGTTTCCAGTTAGAAGCCGACTTGAGGAAGATCGGGGAAAGGCCTGAAATGATTTACAGATATTTAAag CAAATTCAACCAGAGGCTTACACCAGAATTTTTCAGAACTCCCTAGAACCTGAAATTTTGAATCAGATTTTGAGGATTCTCCAGAATTACTACATCAA GAATGAAAAGCCTACACTCATCCTGGACATCCTCAAGAACCTGGCTAGCGTGAGGCGATTCGACATGGCAGTCATGTTCATGTCATCTGCAGAGAAGAAAG GGATCCAGGAGCTCTTTGAGACTATACAGCAAGCTGGGCTTAAGGATGCGTCCGTCCAGGCCCTGCAGAAGAAGTATGGAGTATGA
- the LOC125310921 gene encoding uncharacterized protein LOC125310921, translating into MLLRVSFGGVQMYIKLPELTFGDFLREVSLKCNIAEDRRLDIKVYDQSNTEVDSEVFEEIVQEFHGPFLISLANEAPGNPQSTSSPCSIASEDTVILNFSLCDPAEEPVAAEGSQPKRPCHINYEAKALIEKILTTKPGGDRVMEEYAKTKSITDSTRRQLINILTAEMTETHGTSPPRSVKVMYAQGIVALFPYLEDPYSQNGYEHYYDPESGSGYIAWRLKTIQRKAAEESS; encoded by the exons ATGCTGCTGCGTGTCTCGTTTGGCGGAGTGCAGATGTACATCAAGCTGCCTGAACTAACATTCGGTGATTTCTTGAGAGAAG TGAGTCTAAAATGTAACATTGCTGAAGACAGACGGTTGGACATCAAGGTTTATGACCAGTCTAACACAGAGGTCGACTCTGAGGTTTTTGAGGAGATCGTACAAGAGTTCCATGGACCTTTCCTAATTTCATTGGCCAATGAAGCACCTG GTAACCCTCAGTCCACATCATCTCCATGCTCTATTGCATCTGAAGACACAGTGATCCTCAACTTCTCCTTGTGTGACCCAGCTGAGGAGCCAGTTGCAGCCGAAGGAAGTCAACCTAAAAGGCCTTGCCACATTAACTATGAAGCAAAAgct CTGATTGAAAAAATCTTGACGACAAAGCCTGGAGGTGACCGTGTCATGGAGGAGTATGCGAAAACAAAATCAATTACAGATTCAACCAGAAGACAGCTCATCAACATACTTACTGCAGAGATGACGGAAACACATGG GACATCTCCGCCCCGGAGTGTAAAAGTGATGTATGCACAGGGGATTGTCGCTCTGTTTCCATACCTTGAAGACCCATATTCACAGAATGGCTAT GAACATTACTACGATCCTGAAAGTGGTTCAGGTTACATTGCATGGCGGTTGAAGACAATTCAACGAAAAGCTGCTGAGGAAAGCTCCTAA
- the LOC125310621 gene encoding zinc finger protein 37-like — MDSVSPSLTSLRLLVPPLRFMTAFMWQVAQKQNVEHYEKLENFVCLVTKVVPDILSYRQKATLVMALRAKVLLEMCRGDQLVDSQTLKTHLHQIQSAHLPKSRHSEIDHLQRNLSSLILKLLEDPVKKEEFFQRVYPVEYGPDFDKALQVLVCQFISRLEQILPIPNFKQVASCISSPLLWEECKQYIYETEGLQHLLQDNCHRSLDDDGLPSIVEDRIILSLSLPHTDYALNSQNTFQKKPCSQDLQSSSSQTHQDNPKSQGFHQQRDHVDDPTLRVGQEEHGMSNKQFDVDHEDVDIELDLSDSEAEGKGITEDTSLSNFAHYCGISRGVPQTASTESAHLEDIAVEKRTLPDTSGQNHSESLPERALKEITVPLHEFCWTFPVNSDQMLQEAPAVTHLGKKVIMNANLSAPTEKSSQRTGHQVLSDISNNNQDEEGLLQDAANSEVRPPARTSFSSAGPAKSLVSRLAKKKCSHCHRCFAHYSDLLKHQRCHSRDTTHQCSQCGMKFRNASLLAIHKLKHLKAPLKCATHLCVHCGREFERRSGLMSHMRTHRVDSSAKSSSVDSSAPSSSVDLSAKSSSVDSSAPSSSVDLSAPSSSVDSSAPSSSVDSSCFQETPKETEVAVAQTSQTECQFCKMHFSSLLELKNHLMKHKELRSYCCNQCDKSFMSKKGLQHHLPLHKTDKPCLCEVCGKHFYTPSQLRSHRRGAHSTEQHCCPYCGKLFSLKGNLNIHIRIHTGERPFLCSTCGKCFPSAGDLKVHVRIHTGERPFRCEVCDKGFVTSSHRLVHLRSHTGERPFSCTVCGRRFARRGCHRKHMLIHSGEKPYKCPDCSKSFRRSSHLKKHRETHIKK, encoded by the exons ATGG ACTCTGTGTCCCCTTCCTTGACATCCCTGCGACTTTTGGTTCCTCCTCTACGATTCATGACAGCCTTCATGTGGcaagttgcacaaaagcagaatgtTGAGCATTATGAGAAGCTGGAGAACTTTGTCTGTCTGGTGACAAAGGTGGTCCCAGACATCCTTAGCTACAGACAGAAAGCCACTCTGGTTATGGCACTTCGTGCGAAG GTGTTGTTGGAGATGTGTAGAGGCGATCAGCTTGTTGATTCACAGACTCTTAAGACTCATCTACATCAAATTCAATCTGCTCATCTTCCCAAG TCTAGACATTCAGAAATTGATCATTTGCAAAGAAACTTATCAAGTCTTATTTTAAAATTGTTGGAGGACCCAGTTAAAAAGGAAGAGTTTTTTCAG AGGGTGTACCCTGTGGAGTATGGGCCTGATTTTGACAAAGCTCTGCAGGTTCTCGTTTGCCAATTCATTTCAAGGTTGGAACAGATTCTCCCAATACCAAATTTTAAACAA GTTGCCTCCTGCATTAGCAGTCCCTTGCTCTGGGAAGAATGTAAGCAGTATATCTATGAGACAGAGGGCCTTCAGCATCTCCTGCAGGACAACTGCCACAGGTCTTTGGATGACGATG GTCTGCCCTCAATAGTGGAGGATAGAATCATCCTGTCCTTGTCACTGCCACACACAGATTATGCGCTCAACAGTCAGAACACTTTTCAAAAGAAGCCCTGTTCCCAGGACCTCCAGAGCTCCTCCTCTCAGACGCACCAAGACAACCCAAAGAGTCAGGGGTTTCACCAGCAGAGGGACCACGTAGATGACCCAACATTACGTGTGGGACAGGAGGAACATGGAATGTCCAACAAGCAGTTTGATGTTGACCATGAAGATGTGGACATTGAACTTGATCTGAGTGACTCTGAGGCAGAGGGAAAGGGGATTACAGAAGACACCAGCCTTTCAAACTTTGCCCATTACTGTGGAATATCAAGAGGAGTACCTCAGACGGCTTCAACAGAGAGCGCTCATTTGGAAGACATTGCTGTAGAGAAACGGACACTTCCTGACACCTCTGGACAAAACCACAGTGAGTCATTGCCAGAAAGGGCTCTAAAGGAGATCACTGTGCCTTTACATGAGTTCTGCTGGACTTTTCCAGTCAACAGTGATCAGATGTTGCAGGAGGCCCCAGCTGTAACTCATCTTGGCAAGAAAGTTATCATGAATGCCAACCTAAGTGCACCAACCGAAAAGTCATCCCAGCGAAC AGGTCACCAGGTGCTGTCAGACATTTCCAACAACAACCAGGATG AAGAGGGGCTCTTGCAGGATGCGGCCAACTCAGAAGTAAGGCCTCCAGCGAGGACAAGCTTCTCCTCAGCAGGACCTGCCAAGAGCCTTGTGTCTCGGCTGGCTAAAAAGAAATGCTCTCACTGCCACAGGTGCTTTGCCCACTATTCTGACCTGCTGAAGCACCAGCGCTGCCACAGCAGGGACACAACGCACCAGTGCTCCCAGTGTGGAATGAAGTTCCGAAACGCCTCACTCCTCGCTATCCACAAACTGAAACACCTGAAAGCTCCACTCAAATGTGCAACACATCTGTGCGTTCACTGTGGCCGTGAGTTTGAGCGGCGCTCTGGCTTAATGAGTCATATGCGGACCCATCGTGTAG ATTCATCCGCTAAATCTTCATCAGTGGATTCATCCGCTCCATCTTCATCAGTGGATTTATCCGCTAAATCTTCATCAGTGGATTCATCCGCTCCATCTTCATCAGTGGATTTATCCGCTCCATCTTCATCAGTGGATTCATCCGCTCCATCTTCATCAGTGGATTCATCTTGCTTTCAAGAGACACCAAAGGAAACCGAGGTGGCTGTGGCACAGACCAGTCAAACTGAGTGTCAGTTCTGCAAAATGCATTTCTCTTCTCTGCTGGAGTTGAAGAACCACTTGATGAAGCACAAAGAACTCCGGTCCTATTGTTGCAACCAGTGCGATAAAAGCTTCATGTCCAAAAAAGGCCTTCAGCACCATTTGCCCCTCCACAAAACGGATAAGCCATGCCTTTGTGAGGTCTGTGGCAAGCATTTCTACACTCCTTCCCAGCTCCGATCTCACCGGAGGGGAGCACACTCCACTGAGCAGCACTGTTGCCCCTACTGTGGTAAATTGTTCAGCCTGAAGGGAAACCTCAACATTCACATTCGCATCCATACTGGAGAGAGACCCTTCCTCTGCTCCACATGTGGGAAATGCTTCCCATCTGCGGGAGACCTAAAGGTGCACGTGCGCATCCATACAGGAGAGAGACCGTTCAGGTGTGAAGTGTGTGACAAGGGGTTTGTCACCTCCAGTCATCGCTTGGTCCATCTACGCTCACACACGGGCGAACGGCCTTTCTCTTGCACCGTGTGCGGGAGACGTTTTGCACGGAGAGGGTGTCACCGAAAGCATATGTTGATTCACTCAGGGGAAAAGCCCTACAAATGCCCGGATTGTTCCAAGAGTTTCCGTCGGAGTTCACACCTGAAAAAACATAGAGAAACGcatataaaaaaataa
- the rpap3 gene encoding RNA polymerase II-associated protein 3 isoform X1, whose translation MTASSKQKTSILVDHGHRASISAFLETLLVSDAPNSVFTEQHHRGFPLKDICTTITAMSSGNKAIELQMQMRQNTEDLQNFMRELNSWEADIKKKDVQLRTGNEGDSSKNIPPVRNKDFKKKKRKTKSKLSDKDALNEDKKSSRIKSYDYQAWEKFDVDKALDSVDKEESQEESNESDSEDGAVKVDQEAALAEKEKGNQLFKQGKYDDALECYTRGMDADPHNPILPTNRAACFLRLKKYAVAESDCNLSIALDSKYVKAYARRGAARFALGNYRSAFEDYETVLKLEPGNLEAQNELKKVKEALAKVGPSDKGEQGKVRETVIDPALQKKLEEQQKRQEAVLHKDRGNAYFKEGKYEAAVECYTQGMEVDTTNVLLPANRAMAYLKLERYAEAEDDCSIAIALDGTYSKAFARRGTARAALGKLQEAKADFEKVLKLEPGNKLAVNELDKIKMDINAGRTSEKVGEHSQRRVIQPISKPPHLRSTRPLRRVEIEEIKGDIAPSDKSLSTAGGSVSLETRVPSPLAVQAESKAKGEGSSLGSSPSAKIQKIEELPDPVSQSPAKEPEGDRSKASGSKRVERLPDASEQATSSSHQESDVPPSPPGNSFQLEADLRKIGERPEMIYRYLKQIQPEAYTRIFQNSLEPEILNQILRILQNYYIKNEKPTLILDILKNLASVRRFDMAVMFMSSAEKKGIQELFETIQQAGLKDASVQALQKKYGV comes from the exons ATGACGGCAAGTTCAAAACAGAAAACGTCAATTCTAGTCGACCACGGCCACCGTGCTTCTATCAGTGCATTTCTAGAAACCCTGTTAGTTTCGGATGCGCCAAACAGTGTTTTTACAGAACAGCACCACCGTGGGTTTCCACTGAAAGACATTTGCACCACAATA ACAGCGATGAGCAGTGGGAACAAAGCCATAGAACTTCAGATGCAAATGCGTCAGAATACTGAAGATCTCCAAAACTTCATGAGAGAACTTAACAGCTGGGAAGCTGACATAAAGAAGAAGGACGTACAACTCCGTACAGGGAACGAGGGAGAcagctca aaaaatatACCACCAGTGAGAAACAAAGATTTCAAAAAGAAGAAGCGTAAAACAAAAAGCAAACTGTCAGACAAGGATGCTCTCAACGAAGACAAGAAATCAAGTCGGATCAAGTCATATGACTATCAGGCCTGGGAGAAATTTGATGTG GACAAAGCTCTGGATTCGGTAGACAAGGAAGAGAGTCAAGAGGAGTCTAACGAGTCGGATTCTGAGGACGGTGCTGTTAAGGTTGACCAAGAGGCAGCTCTGGCTGAGAAGGAAAAA GGAAACCAGCTTTTTAAGCAAGGAAAGTATGATGACGCTCTGGAGTGCTATACCAGAGGCATGGATGCTGATCCACATAACCCCATCCTCCCTACCAACAGGGCTGCTTGCTTCCTCAGACTCAAAAA ATATGCTGTTGCTGAGTCAGACTGCAATTTGTCTATTGCTCTGGACAGTAAATACGTCAAAGCTTATGCTCGAAGAGGAGCTGCACGTTTTGCCTTGGGGAATTATCGCTCTGCCTTTGAAG ATTACGAGACTGTTCTCAAGCTGGAACCTGGCAACCTGGAGGCTCAGAATGAGCTGAAAAAAGTCAAAGAG GCCTTGGCTAAAGTGGGACCCTCAGACAAAGGAGAGCAaggaaaagtgagagagactgtgatcGACCCTGCCCTGCAGAAAAAGCTTGAggagcaacaaaaaagacaggagGCAGTATTGCACAAGGACCGG GGCAATGCTTACTTCAAAGAGGGGAAATATGAAGCTGCCGTAGAATGCTACACACAGGGCATGGAGGTAGATACCACCAACGTTCTCCTTCCAGCCAACCGGGCGATGGCTTACCTGAAACTGGAGAG ATATGCAGAAGCAGAGGATGACTGTAGTATAGCCATAGCTTTGGATGGTACCTACTCTAAAGCCTTTGCCAGACGGGGAACAGCTAGAGCTGCTCTGGGAAAGCTGCAAGAAGCCAAAGCAG ACTTTGAAAAAGTGCTGAAGTTGGAGCCTGGAAACAAGCTAGCTGTAAATGAACTCGACAAGATTAAAATG GACATTAATGCGGGCCGAACGTCAGAGAAAGTCGGAGAGCACAGTCAGAGAAGAGTAATCCAGCCAATAAGCAAGCCACCTCACTTGCGCTCAACT AGGCCACTAAGAAGGGTGGAAATTGAGGAGATCAAAGGAGATATTGCCCCTTCAGACAAGTCCCTTAGCACGGCAGGTGGATCTGTCTCCCTTGAAACCCGGGTCCCATCACCACTGGCAGTTCAGGCTGAGAGTAAGGCTAAAGGTGAAGGGTCATCACTAGGATCATCCCCCTCTGCCAAAATACAGAAGATCGAGGAGCTGCCGGACCCAGTCTCACAATCTCCAGCCAA GGAACCTGAGGGTGACCGTTCAAAAGCCTCAGGGAGTAAGCGGGTAGAGAGGCTCCCAGACGCCTCAGAGCAGGCCACCTCCTCAAGCCACCAGGAGTCTGATGTCCCACCAAGCCCGCCAGGCAACAGTTTCCAGTTAGAAGCCGACTTGAGGAAGATCGGGGAAAGGCCTGAAATGATTTACAGATATTTAAag CAAATTCAACCAGAGGCTTACACCAGAATTTTTCAGAACTCCCTAGAACCTGAAATTTTGAATCAGATTTTGAGGATTCTCCAGAATTACTACATCAA GAATGAAAAGCCTACACTCATCCTGGACATCCTCAAGAACCTGGCTAGCGTGAGGCGATTCGACATGGCAGTCATGTTCATGTCATCTGCAGAGAAGAAAG GGATCCAGGAGCTCTTTGAGACTATACAGCAAGCTGGGCTTAAGGATGCGTCCGTCCAGGCCCTGCAGAAGAAGTATGGAGTATGA